The following are encoded in a window of Gasterosteus aculeatus chromosome 5, fGasAcu3.hap1.1, whole genome shotgun sequence genomic DNA:
- the gucy2g gene encoding guanylate cyclase 2G, producing the protein MWRAEYSPVMRLTLVLHFTLSAAAAASSDANGSLKLIIGFQAPWNISLPFSAPRLGSAIQIAVDKVNSNPSFLGNYSLDFVYADTDCNPKISLGGFIHQVWNENVSALFGPACPEEAEVTGLIASAWNIPMFGFVGQSSKTDNRDVYDSYIKVVPPLKRSSEVLVKTLEFFGWSHVAMIGGGLDSNTWDKVDALWITIENPLRDKFNLAAALKFDTSNPELVYQNVKFIATVARVIVVLTNSMDSMALLLEAERQGLMKGDYVFFLVQHFEVSGSVDSMWKYALNSRINKAAIRAFDMTFIIGQKSYDGYEYYDFFEQVFERLKGQPFQINLTSEREVSPYSAYLHDAVLLYAMALKEVLKEGKDPRDGRQLLQSLRNRHNIRFNGASGLVHFDKEGERNLDYSIYDLQHVGQITKLEPILHFDSHTSSVRPTSKFASVVWPRGRPSDKPECGYNNELCDWLVNEIALLALLVTLPVIGVLAVMCIGVLLLQKLRLQTRLDDSNWWLISYSDITIIRELSGFQGLSLTTTTSRCSGSQSDVSSVSYGLKDKTGREHIYTTIGLYQGNKVAVKYLKDHDGSNFQRPSIIAEFNVMKEMKHENLVQFFGVCVVPPNVCLVTQYCTKGSLKDVLKSDVDLDGMFKLSFAYDIVNGMEFIHKSNLRFHGNLKPSACLVDSRLQIKLSGFGLWEFKYGSQNKMVPLEKPDHREMYWTAPELLRQAGLQVCGTPKADVYSFAIIMWELMYNAKSGPYHEINLAPQEIITQLRTPFQRELLRPALSEELCDENINSLMKACWNENPDHRPPFASIRRQLRDCSPESHANILDNMVAKLEKYANHLEDVVEERTNQLTAEKTRADKLLSSMLPRYIADQLMAGASVEPQSYEAVTIFFSDIVGFTSMCSVSSAMEVVTFLNDLYSLFDDVIKMYDVYKVETIGDAYMVASGLPISNGIQHALEISTMALHFLSAIKVFRIHHMPTKSLAIRIGIHSGPVVAGVVGTTMPRYCLFGDTVNTASRMESNSSPLKIHISQSTADILVQAGSFEMEERGEVEIKGKGSLKTYWLLSKQGFNPPVIAHSSPNVDTLKLQTETLGITRAAEKRHQTTFNKAMMTAVDI; encoded by the exons ATGTGGAGGGCGGAGTATTCCCCCGTCATGAGGCTCACGTTGGTGCTTCACTTCACGCTGTCCGCTGCAGCCGCCGCCAGTAGCGACGCCAACGGTTCCCTCAAGCTCATCATCGGCTTCCAGGCTCCCTGGAACATTTCCCTCCCCTTCAGCGCCCCGCGGCTGGGCTCGGCCATCCAGATAGCCGTTGACAAGGTGAACTCTAATCCCTCCTTCCTGGGGAACTACAGCCTGGATTTTGTTTACGCCGACACCGACTGTAACCCCAAGATTTCCCTGGGAGGATTCATTCACCAGGTGTGGAACGAAAATGTCTCCGCGCTCTTCGGTCCGGCATGTCCTGAAGAAGCCGAG GTCACCGGTCTCATTGCGTCAGCGTGGAACATCCCCATGTTTGGCTTTGTGGGACAATCCTCCAAAACAGATAACCGGGACGTCTACGATTCCTACATCAAAGTGGTGCCTCCTCTCAAAAGAAGCTCGGAGGTCCTGGTGAAGACCCTGGAGTTCTTCGGATGGAGCCACGTGGCGATGATCGGAGGGGGATTGGATTCCAACACCTGGGACAAAGTCGACGCTCTGTGGATAACCATTGAGAACCCGCTGAGGGACAAATTTAACCTGGCTGCCGCGTTAAAGTTCGATACCAGCAACCCTGAGCTGGTTTACCAAAATGTAAAGTTCATCGCGACGGTCGCCAGAG TGATCGTGGTGCTGACGAACTCCATGGACTCCatggctctgctgctggaggcagaGCGGCAGGGTCTGATGAAGGGCGACTACGTGTTCTTCCTGGTGCAGCATTTTGAGGTCAGTGGCAGTGTG GATAGCATGTGGAAATACGCCCTGAACAGCCGGATTAACAAAGCTGCCATTAGAGCTTTTGACATGACCTTCATCATCGGCCAGAAATCCTACGACGGCTACGAGTATTACGACTTCTTTGAGCAGGTTTTTGAAAGACTGAAAGGACAACCGTTCCAGATCAACCTGACATCCGAAAGAGAG GTGAGCCCGTACTCTGCCTACCTGCACGACGCGGTGCTCCTTTATGCGATGGCACTGAAGGAAGTCCTCAAAGAAGGCAAAGACCCTCGCGATGGacggcagctgctgcagagtttAAGAAATAGACACAACATTCGATTCAATG GTGCCTCCGGACTGGTCCACTTTgacaaagagggggagagaaactTGGACTATTCCATTTATGACCTGCAGCATGTAGGACAGATCACAAAGTTGGAGCCCATCCTTCATTTTGACAGTCACACCAGCTCTGTCCG ACCGACGTCTAAGTTTGCCTCCGTGGTCTGGCCGAGAGGAAGACCATCCGATAAACCCGAATGCGGTTACAACAATGAACTCTGCGACTGGCTCGTTAACG AGATCGCCCTGCTGGCTCTGCTGGTGACCTTGCCTGTCATCGGCGTGCTGGCGGTCATGTGCATCGGGGTCCTCCTGCTGCAGAAGTTACGACTCCAGACGAGGCTCGATGACTCCAACTGGTGGCTGATCAGCTACAGCGACATCACCATCATCAGGGAGCTCTCG GGGTTTCAGGGTTTGTCTCTGACCACCACGACCAGTCGGTGCTCCGGCTCCCAGTCCGACGTCTCCAGCGTCAGCTACGGCCTGAAGGACAAGACGGGCAGGGAACACATCTACACCACCATCGGCCTCTACCAG GGAAATAAAGTGGCCGTCAAGTACCTCAAGGACCACGATGGCAGTAATTTCCAGAGACCTTCGATTATCGCAGAGTTCAATGTG ATGAAAGAGATGAAACACGAGAACTTGGTTCAGTTCTTTGGCGTCTGCGTCGTGCCGCCGAACGTCTGCCTGGTGACGCAGTACTGCACAAAAGGCAGTCTGAAG GACGTTCTGAAGTCAGATGTTGACCTGGACGGGATGTTCAAGCTGTCCTTTGCTTATGATATAGTCAAC GGAATGGAGTTCATCCACAAAAGTAACCTGAGATTTCACGGGAACCTGAAGCCCAGCGCGTGTCTGGTGGACAGCCGGCTCCAGATTAAACTCTCTGGCTTCGGCCTGTGGGAGTTTAAATACGGGAGCCAAAATAAGATGGTCCCACTGGAGAAACCCGATCACCGAG AGATGTACTGGACCGCCCCCGAGCTCCTGAGACAAGCCGGTCTCCAGGTGTGCGGGACGCCCAAAGCCGACGTCTACAGCTTCGCCATCATCATGTGGGAACTCATGTACAACGCAAAGTCCGGCCCATATCACGAGATCAACCTGGCGCCCCAAG AGATTATCACGCAGCTGCGGACGCCCTTCCAAAGGGAGCTCCTGCGGCCGGCCCTGTCTGAGGAGCTCTGCGATGAAAACATCAACTCCCTGATGAAGGCCTGCTGGAACGAAAACCCCGACCACCGGCCCCCGTTTGCCTCCATACGCCGACAGCTGAGGGACTGCAGCCCGGAAAG TCATGCGAATATACTGGACAACATGGTGGCAAAGCTGGAGAAATATGCCAATCACCTGGAAgacgtggtggaggagaggaccAATCAGCTCACGGCAGAGAAGACCCGCGCCGACAAGCTTCTCTCCAGCATGTTGCCGAG GTACATCGCCGATCAGCTGATGGCGGGGGCGTCCGTGGAGCCTCAGAGCTACGAGGCGGTGACCATCTTCTTCTCCGACATCGTGGGCTTCACGTCCATGTGCTCCGTCAGCTCGGCGATGGAGGTGGTGACCTTCCTCAACGACCTCTACAGCCTGTTTGACGACGTGATCAAGATGTACGACGTCTACAAA GTGGAAACAATCGGTGATGCATACATGGTGGCCAGTGGTCTGCCCATCAGCAACGGCATCCAGCACGCCTTGGAGATATCTACAATGGCTTTGCATTTTCTCAGTGCCATCAAGGTCTTCAGAATCCACCACATGCCCACTAAGAGTCTCGCCATACGCATCGGCATACACTCCG GCCCGGTGGTGGCTGGAGTGGTCGGCACCACGATGCCTCGCTACTGTCTCTTTGGTGACACGGTGAACACGGCCTCTCGCATGGAGAGCAACAGCTCAC CCCTGAAGATTCACATATCTCAGAGCACTGCTGACATTCTGGTCCAGGCTGGTTCGTTTGAGATGGAGGAAAGAGGGGAAGTGGAAATCAAG GGAAAAGGGTCACTGAAGACCTACTGGCTTCTGAGCAAACAGGGGTTTAATCCTCCAGTCATTGCTCACAGCTCCCCGAATGTGGACACTCTCAAACTACAAACAGAG ACACTGGGGATAACCAGAGCCGCCGAGAAAAGACACCAGACAACCTTCAACAAAGCCATGATGACTGCAGTGGACATTTAA
- the tectb gene encoding beta-tectorin, whose amino-acid sequence MASVGALLMLLPVAWTCSPQKADYVMVSCFPNAIIANVPECPYGWEIEQLSLGGVCYSGAHSPGYYRFSIPDLTPKNHSYCGTLSEYVPGKDPKYIFSNSIVSNDTSLTVRNQPVNYTFSCVYRAAYLLNNAVFSQRVATVYVNNGSLGTFRSQLSMNVFANSKFLYAKDSPYVIDTSDIGSEVFIGIEAKGLSSRFKVVIHNCWATPTPYSTDKKRWSLIINSCSSDSTVSIFENAKDSRSTFKFNSFRFQRLEKVSTVWLHCEVQVCDAERLVCQPGPCLSRSLSSQAEPSGGILTAEFQIKGIDSSNNGHMTGSSLFILLVVLTNTCWDLVNGSRM is encoded by the exons ATGGCTTCCGTCGGAGCTTTACTGATGTTGTTGCCTGTTGCATGGACGTGCTCGCCCCAAAAAGCAG ACTACGTCATGGTGTCGTGTTTCCCCAACGCCATCATCGCCAACGTCCCCGAGTGCCCCTACGGCTGGGAGATCGAGCAGCTGTCCCTGGGGGGGGTCTGCTACTCTGGAGCGCACAGCCCGGGCTACTACCGCTTCAGCATCCCGGACCTCACCCCCAAAAACCACTCGTACTGCGGCACCCTGTCTGAG TACGTGCCCGGCAAAGACCCCAAGTACATCTTCTCCAACTCCATCGTGTCCAACGACACGTCGCTGACGGTGCGAAACCAGCCGGTCAACTACACCTTCAGCTGCGTGTACCGGGCGGCCTACCTGCTCAACAACGCCGTGTTCAGCCAAAG AGTGGCCACAGTTTATGTCAACAACGGGAGTTTAGGCACTTTTAGGTCGCAGTTGTCCATGAACGTGTTCGCG AACTCAAAGTTCCTGTACGCCAAGGACTCCCCGTATGTGATCGACACTTCTGACATTGGCTCTGAAGTTTTCATCGGCATCGAGGCCAAAGGGCTCAGCAGCAG GTTCAAAGTGGTAATTCACAACTGCTGGGCCACTCCCACTCCTTACTCAACGGACAAGAAGAGGTGGAGCCTCATCATTAACAG CTGCTCCTCCGACAGCACCGTGAGTATTTTCGAGAACGCCAAGGACAGCCGCTCCACCTTCAAGTTCAACTCCTTCCGCTTCCAGCGGCTGGAGAAGGTGTCGACCGTGTGGCTTCACTgcgaggtgcaggtgtgtgacGCAGAGAGACTCGTCTGTCAGCCG GGCCCCTGCCTTTCCAGGAGTCTGTCATCACAGGCGGAACCAAGCGGGGGGATCCTCACCGCCGAGTTTCAAATTAAAG GTATTGATTCCTCCAATAATGGACACATGACAG GCTCTTCACTGTTCATCCTGCTGGTTGTCCTCACGAACACATGTTGGGATTTAGTAAATGGATCAAGAATGTAG
- the LOC120818878 gene encoding dickkopf-related protein 3 isoform X2, translating into MFFNLWTLCLCLCFYLAEARIWAWMLNMPHSPPKAGGRTLRESSPAAKAAAAACDHDRACGRGFSCDRHFGLCVPLRGEGLYCRRDAQCVRGLSCMFGKCHRSIPNGQEGARCKVDRDCGASMCCARHHGEQVCKTRLVRGESCFVPDGGLAFSINQICPCDEGLLCRERAASRRRETDFVYQPERTSWTCQVPKS; encoded by the exons ATGTTTTTCAACCTGTGGACGCTCTGCCTTTGTCTCTGCTTCTACTTGGCCGAGGCTCGCATATGGGCCTGGATGCTCAACATGCCTCACAGCCCTCCCAAAGCTGGAGGCAGGACCCTCAGGGAAAGCTCCCCTGCAGCCAAAGCCGCCGCG GCCGCGTGCGACCACGACCGGGCCTGTGGACGGGGTTTCTCCTGCGATCGGCACTTTGGCCTCTGCGTTCCCCTGCGAGGGGAGGGCCTCTACTGCCGGAGGGACGCCCAGTGCGTCCGCGGACTCAGCTGCATGTTCGGCAAGTGTCACCGCAGCATCCCCAACGGACAAGAAG GTGCCAGGTGTAAAGTGGACAGGGACTGCGGGGCCTCCATGTGCTGCGCGCGGCACCACGGCGAGCAGGTGTGCAAGACGCGTCTGGTCCGCGGCGAGAGCTGCTTCGTCCCCGACGGCGGCCTGGCCTTCAGCATAAACCAGATCTGCCCGTGCGACGAGGGGCTTCTGTGTCGAGAAAGGGCAGCGTCACGCCGGAGAGA GACAGATTTTGTTTACCAACCAGAACGAACAAGTTGGACGTGCCAAGTGCCCAAATCTTGA
- the LOC120818878 gene encoding dickkopf-related protein 3 isoform X1, giving the protein MFFNLWTLCLCLCFYLAEARIWAWMLNMPHSPPKAGGRTLRESSPAAKAAAAACDHDRACGRGFSCDRHFGLCVPLRGEGLYCRRDAQCVRGLSCMFGKCHRSIPNGQEGARCKVDRDCGASMCCARHHGEQVCKTRLVRGESCFVPDGGLAFSINQICPCDEGLLCRERAASRRRE; this is encoded by the exons ATGTTTTTCAACCTGTGGACGCTCTGCCTTTGTCTCTGCTTCTACTTGGCCGAGGCTCGCATATGGGCCTGGATGCTCAACATGCCTCACAGCCCTCCCAAAGCTGGAGGCAGGACCCTCAGGGAAAGCTCCCCTGCAGCCAAAGCCGCCGCG GCCGCGTGCGACCACGACCGGGCCTGTGGACGGGGTTTCTCCTGCGATCGGCACTTTGGCCTCTGCGTTCCCCTGCGAGGGGAGGGCCTCTACTGCCGGAGGGACGCCCAGTGCGTCCGCGGACTCAGCTGCATGTTCGGCAAGTGTCACCGCAGCATCCCCAACGGACAAGAAG GTGCCAGGTGTAAAGTGGACAGGGACTGCGGGGCCTCCATGTGCTGCGCGCGGCACCACGGCGAGCAGGTGTGCAAGACGCGTCTGGTCCGCGGCGAGAGCTGCTTCGTCCCCGACGGCGGCCTGGCCTTCAGCATAAACCAGATCTGCCCGTGCGACGAGGGGCTTCTGTGTCGAGAAAGGGCAGCGTCACGCCGGAGAGAGTGA